One part of the Acinetobacter sp. XS-4 genome encodes these proteins:
- a CDS encoding NirD/YgiW/YdeI family stress tolerance protein, which yields MKKIFLATFTGLALLGSNVVLAKPDATLIKEATKNVVTVSKAKTLADESGVTLTGTIVKHIAGDHFEFKDATGSIVIDIDDDLWKPLQLKAGDKVRVVGEVDTHRIKPTDIEVFKIERVK from the coding sequence ATGAAAAAAATATTCTTAGCAACCTTCACAGGATTGGCTTTATTGGGTAGTAATGTAGTCTTGGCTAAACCTGATGCTACCTTAATAAAAGAAGCGACAAAAAATGTAGTCACGGTGTCTAAAGCAAAAACTTTGGCTGATGAATCTGGAGTAACTTTAACGGGTACAATCGTAAAGCATATTGCTGGTGATCATTTTGAGTTTAAAGATGCTACGGGTTCAATTGTAATTGATATTGATGATGACTTGTGGAAACCTCTGCAACTAAAAGCTGGAGATAAAGTGCGTGTTGTAGGAGAGGTGGATACACATCGAATTAAGCCTACCGACATTGAAGTTTTTAAGATTGAGCGTGTTAAATAA
- a CDS encoding N-acetyltransferase, whose amino-acid sequence MNIIIRDEQVEDIEAIEKLTKAAFQNAEHTSHTEHFIVNSLRNHGQLTISLVAVEDSSIIGHVAISPVQISSGERGWYGLGPISVDPNKQGLGIGSLLMNKSLEKLKNLGAKGCVLLGDPNYYSRFGFKNCPELILPNVPSEYFQALSFLGHFTKGYVSYHEAFNATQ is encoded by the coding sequence ATGAATATTATTATTCGTGATGAGCAAGTTGAAGATATTGAAGCCATCGAAAAACTAACGAAAGCAGCTTTTCAAAATGCTGAGCACACGAGTCATACTGAACATTTTATTGTGAATAGTTTAAGAAACCACGGACAACTGACCATTTCTCTAGTAGCAGTTGAAGATAGCTCTATTATTGGACATGTTGCTATTTCTCCAGTTCAAATCAGTTCAGGGGAAAGGGGTTGGTATGGTTTAGGCCCTATTTCTGTTGATCCAAATAAACAAGGGCTTGGTATTGGTTCCCTATTGATGAATAAATCACTAGAAAAATTAAAAAACTTAGGTGCAAAAGGATGTGTTTTATTAGGTGATCCCAACTATTACAGCCGCTTTGGTTTTAAAAACTGTCCTGAGCTAATTTTGCCTAATGTACCGAGTGAGTATTTCCAAGCCTTAAGCTTCTTAGGCCATTTTACTAAAGGCTATGTAAGCTATCATGAAGCATTTAATGCAACGCAATAA
- a CDS encoding DNA breaking-rejoining protein: MKKIIKTLLLSTLISTASFSVLAKNVEKKVNFLQGSTHTTLTGKFQGYDDVRYSVYAKNGQILKFNINSLGNLAYVNIFAPGKKPGKDNALLIGSTLGSKGELTLPVDGDYIVQVYQMRNSARKNKTVKYNLDIEILNKVKR, from the coding sequence TTGAAAAAAATCATTAAAACTTTATTATTATCTACACTCATTTCAACTGCATCATTCTCAGTTTTAGCTAAGAATGTTGAGAAGAAAGTTAATTTTTTACAAGGCTCCACACATACAACATTAACTGGAAAATTTCAGGGTTATGATGATGTGAGATATAGCGTTTATGCAAAGAATGGACAAATATTAAAATTTAATATTAATAGTCTTGGTAATTTAGCCTATGTTAATATTTTTGCACCAGGGAAAAAACCAGGTAAAGATAATGCATTATTAATTGGTTCAACTTTAGGGTCGAAAGGAGAACTTACTTTACCAGTTGATGGTGATTATATTGTTCAGGTTTATCAAATGCGAAATAGTGCTCGTAAAAATAAAACTGTGAAATATAATTTAGACATCGAAATATTGAACAAAGTAAAAAGATAA
- a CDS encoding ATP-binding cassette domain-containing protein — protein MTQQACVIAQLTLEFSSKVMFQQLNFSLEPNQVSALIGRNGQGKSLLIQMLNQTLKSDSILTSGQIFWHVKHAYLPQLHRLTALTIADALDILDVYQAFKRVEQGVADFDDYDLLEGKWDLPTLWNNLLESAGLPTDLDLPVKNLSEGQKTKLALSCLFLKSDHYLLLDEPSNHLDQESRNWLIDHLKKHPAGALIISHDRSLLNEVDHIYHLNEHGLHHTTGNYEKFNEQYQIHVAALEQSVQQGQRDVKHMKQKQHEVLMKAQKRERAGNKLRESNSQAKILLDFKKEQAGQSIAAIQSQHQRQILNSQNDLTDKKMRLETVKAQQFVFPTFHKKSGEILRIKGLKLKYGTQRSIDLAVQAAEKIHITGQNGIGKSTLLKAIHAQNKQPCDSIHLFVECFYLDQNFSFLCDEMTVIDNLTYMNSELSELDWRNLLGQLRIRGDKGTQLLSQLSGGEKLKVALLALSQIHPTPELLLLDEPENHLDIESRELLATAIRSYEGAVLLISHDQTFVESCAIHESFALAK, from the coding sequence ATGACTCAGCAGGCATGTGTAATAGCACAACTCACTTTAGAATTTTCATCTAAAGTCATGTTCCAACAACTAAATTTTAGTCTTGAACCGAATCAAGTCTCTGCTTTAATTGGCCGTAATGGTCAAGGCAAATCTTTGCTTATACAAATGTTAAATCAGACGCTTAAATCAGATTCAATTCTTACATCTGGGCAAATATTTTGGCATGTAAAGCATGCATATTTACCTCAGTTACATCGTTTGACAGCACTGACTATTGCTGACGCATTAGATATCTTAGATGTTTATCAAGCTTTTAAAAGAGTTGAACAAGGTGTTGCGGACTTTGATGATTATGATTTGTTAGAAGGTAAATGGGACCTCCCCACCTTATGGAATAATTTATTGGAGTCTGCGGGTTTACCAACAGATTTAGACCTTCCAGTGAAAAACCTAAGCGAAGGTCAAAAAACTAAATTGGCATTAAGCTGTTTATTTCTAAAATCAGATCATTATTTACTACTTGATGAACCCAGTAATCATCTAGATCAAGAATCGAGAAACTGGTTAATTGATCATTTAAAGAAACACCCAGCAGGTGCGCTTATCATTAGTCATGATCGTAGTTTATTGAATGAAGTAGATCATATTTATCATTTGAATGAACATGGTTTACATCACACAACCGGAAATTATGAGAAATTTAATGAGCAATATCAGATTCATGTTGCAGCTTTAGAGCAATCTGTTCAACAAGGCCAACGCGACGTCAAACACATGAAGCAAAAGCAGCATGAAGTATTAATGAAAGCTCAAAAACGTGAACGTGCTGGAAATAAATTACGCGAATCAAATTCTCAAGCCAAAATTTTGCTCGATTTTAAAAAGGAACAAGCAGGTCAAAGTATTGCTGCCATACAGTCTCAGCACCAACGACAAATTTTGAACAGTCAAAATGATTTAACAGACAAAAAAATGCGTCTTGAAACCGTCAAAGCGCAACAGTTTGTCTTCCCTACCTTTCATAAAAAATCTGGAGAAATTCTTCGAATTAAAGGGCTTAAACTGAAATATGGAACGCAAAGGTCCATAGATTTAGCGGTACAGGCAGCCGAAAAAATCCATATAACTGGCCAAAATGGTATTGGCAAATCGACACTACTTAAAGCAATTCATGCTCAAAACAAACAGCCATGTGACAGCATTCACTTATTTGTAGAGTGCTTTTATCTGGACCAAAATTTTAGCTTTTTATGTGATGAAATGACGGTGATTGACAATCTAACCTACATGAATAGTGAGCTTTCAGAACTAGACTGGAGAAATTTATTAGGTCAACTTCGAATTCGTGGTGATAAAGGTACGCAACTCTTGTCCCAGCTCAGTGGCGGTGAAAAACTCAAAGTAGCCCTATTGGCGCTTAGCCAGATACACCCTACCCCTGAACTGCTGTTATTAGATGAACCAGAAAATCATTTAGATATTGAATCTAGAGAACTATTAGCTACCGCTATTCGAAGCTATGAAGGCGCTGTATTACTCATTTCACATGATCAAACATTTGTTGAAAGCTGCGCTATTCACGAGTCCTTTGCTTTAGCTAAATAA
- a CDS encoding universal stress protein has protein sequence MNYQHIIVPVDGSEISLAAARQAAHIAKAFGSKLTAISLVAVDPFSGVDFYYISPVVKDYFVEARANAEKTLATVKALCAEEGIDAETQIIQGEISSDGILKAVEGLGSDLIVIGSHGRKGFQKLILGSFAQDVLNSTKIQVLVVKE, from the coding sequence ATGAATTACCAACATATTATTGTACCAGTCGATGGTTCGGAAATTTCTTTAGCGGCAGCAAGACAAGCAGCTCATATTGCCAAGGCATTTGGGAGCAAATTGACCGCTATTAGCTTAGTTGCGGTAGATCCTTTCAGTGGCGTAGATTTTTATTACATCTCACCTGTTGTAAAAGATTATTTTGTTGAAGCACGAGCAAATGCAGAAAAAACACTCGCAACTGTAAAAGCTTTATGTGCCGAAGAAGGTATTGATGCCGAAACTCAAATCATCCAAGGTGAAATTTCTTCAGATGGCATTTTAAAAGCTGTCGAAGGCTTAGGTTCCGATTTGATTGTGATTGGTTCTCATGGTCGTAAAGGCTTCCAAAAACTTATTTTGGGTAGTTTTGCTCAAGATGTTTTAAACAGCACCAAAATTCAGGTATTGGTTGTAAAAGAATAA
- a CDS encoding RDD family protein, whose product MTYKYEYAGFWLRFGAMIIDTLILFLAVIPAAWIFYQGDYDLVFATGLSTKPQNYWFDLIVNYAFPLLYSVLCWLYFAGTPGKRLMRLKVLDEKTGNKLTFMQSIIRYVGYIPSILVFGIGLFWVAFDAKKQGWHDKMAKSVVVREL is encoded by the coding sequence ATGACTTATAAGTATGAGTATGCAGGATTCTGGTTAAGATTTGGTGCAATGATCATTGATACTCTTATTCTTTTTTTGGCCGTTATTCCTGCGGCATGGATTTTTTATCAGGGGGATTATGACTTAGTCTTTGCCACAGGTTTAAGTACTAAGCCACAAAATTATTGGTTCGATTTGATCGTGAACTATGCATTTCCTTTATTGTATTCAGTTTTATGTTGGCTGTATTTTGCAGGTACTCCGGGTAAACGATTGATGCGATTAAAAGTTCTAGATGAAAAAACCGGCAATAAGCTAACATTTATGCAGAGTATTATTCGATATGTTGGCTATATTCCGTCAATTTTAGTATTTGGTATTGGTCTTTTTTGGGTCGCATTTGATGCTAAAAAACAAGGTTGGCATGACAAAATGGCAAAATCAGTGGTAGTAAGAGAGCTGTAA